The Fibrobacter sp. UWB5 genome has a window encoding:
- a CDS encoding HAD-IIA family hydrolase translates to MPKRTPIKAVVFDLDGTLYLSGRPYPKAVKTVCRVAKQVPVYYLSNNTSKSPVFYENRLKVMGLPLADDAIISALYLSLDAIHEEGIKNVFFFANPEVTEWFAAQDTTLNLRPDVKDTELVLIAYHNSFDYRELCELSFRVQRKIPFWVTHTDFVCPDANGPVPDIGSFMALLKTAYGVEPERSFGKPNPAMLSGLLKKYQPEEILFVGDRLYTDFELAKRSGCRFVLPLCGETKQQDLDKLTVKPEFVVDMVSDIDFDSFFKGEI, encoded by the coding sequence ATGCCGAAGCGCACCCCTATAAAAGCTGTCGTATTTGACCTCGACGGAACCTTGTACCTGAGTGGCCGCCCCTACCCGAAGGCGGTCAAGACGGTTTGCCGCGTCGCCAAGCAAGTGCCTGTCTACTATTTGAGCAACAATACCAGCAAGTCGCCGGTCTTCTACGAAAACCGCCTCAAGGTCATGGGGCTCCCGCTGGCCGACGATGCCATTATTTCGGCTTTGTACCTTTCGCTCGACGCCATTCACGAAGAAGGCATCAAGAACGTGTTTTTCTTTGCAAACCCCGAAGTCACGGAATGGTTTGCCGCGCAAGACACGACGCTGAACCTGCGTCCCGATGTCAAGGACACCGAGCTGGTGCTGATCGCTTACCATAACAGCTTCGACTACCGCGAACTTTGCGAACTGTCGTTCCGCGTGCAGCGCAAGATCCCGTTCTGGGTCACGCATACCGACTTCGTCTGCCCCGATGCAAACGGCCCCGTGCCCGATATCGGAAGTTTCATGGCGCTCCTCAAGACTGCTTACGGCGTAGAACCTGAACGCAGCTTCGGTAAGCCGAATCCTGCCATGCTTTCGGGCCTTCTCAAAAAGTACCAGCCCGAAGAGATTCTGTTCGTGGGCGACCGCCTGTATACGGACTTTGAACTCGCCAAGCGCAGTGGCTGCCGCTTCGTGCTCCCGCTCTGTGGCGAAACCAAGCAGCAAGATCTGGACAAGCTGACCGTCAAGCCCGAGTTTGTTGTCGACATGGTGAGCGATATCGATTTTGATTCATTCTTCAAGGGTGAAATCTGA
- a CDS encoding FISUMP domain-containing protein: MEMFGIKFNRLVAATAVLALCCGASFAAGPKKMGMHKMTKVSVKKTNLVHKGKAAKIEQPEQNLSEEELFALALESKNISKDGNTLTDTRDGKTYKVEIRGDKAWMKNNLSYSLSTPKQCLLEDEGNCKKFGRFYSHKEASKACPNGWHLPNDGEWRDYQKDQSKLDWNNLGKGGCKDWDGYCEGDNTGHYWSASKVKKNTARSWEFRSMAHSINRTDESLSKGLYVRCVADLR; this comes from the coding sequence ATGGAAATGTTTGGTATCAAGTTCAATCGTCTGGTCGCTGCAACTGCAGTTCTCGCCCTTTGCTGTGGCGCTAGCTTTGCTGCCGGTCCCAAGAAGATGGGCATGCACAAGATGACGAAGGTGTCTGTCAAGAAGACGAACCTGGTCCACAAGGGCAAAGCCGCCAAGATTGAACAGCCCGAGCAGAATTTGAGCGAAGAAGAACTTTTTGCGCTCGCCCTTGAAAGCAAGAACATTTCCAAGGACGGCAACACGCTCACCGACACCCGCGACGGCAAGACCTACAAAGTTGAAATTCGTGGCGACAAGGCATGGATGAAGAACAATCTCTCCTATAGCCTTTCTACCCCCAAGCAGTGCTTGCTCGAAGACGAAGGCAACTGCAAGAAATTCGGACGTTTCTACAGCCATAAGGAAGCCTCCAAGGCATGCCCCAACGGCTGGCACCTCCCCAACGACGGCGAATGGCGCGACTACCAGAAAGATCAGTCCAAGCTGGACTGGAACAACCTGGGCAAGGGCGGCTGCAAGGACTGGGACGGTTACTGCGAAGGCGATAACACCGGTCACTACTGGTCTGCTTCCAAGGTGAAAAAGAACACCGCCCGCTCCTGGGAATTCCGCAGCATGGCCCACAGCATCAACCGCACCGACGAAAGCCTCTCTAAAGGCCTCTACGTTCGCTGCGTGGCCGACCTCCGCTAA
- a CDS encoding phosphatase PAP2 family protein, giving the protein MVFAQASEVERPTYELNLENDIPVTLAAGGMFGIGMFPYSRMETPETMKDKDDLLPWDKPLAGRYSESADKASDIGSVLAIAPLVVGGIAWHDGSSTGGEFATFTLMFFQAIGIGNGINVAMRSLEIWPRPYMYAESGEGREKAESAKSEAYGSFFSGHTTAAFTVATFTDQWFRTAYPNSPYKGIMRASAYSLATIESVLRIAAGKHYFTDVLVGALVGTGVSIGILEMHKKRDEKYSFWVGPNVAGVTLRF; this is encoded by the coding sequence ATGGTTTTTGCGCAAGCTTCTGAAGTGGAACGCCCTACATACGAGCTGAACCTTGAAAACGATATCCCGGTCACATTGGCCGCGGGCGGCATGTTCGGAATCGGCATGTTCCCTTATTCCCGCATGGAGACCCCCGAAACGATGAAAGACAAAGACGACCTTTTGCCCTGGGACAAGCCCCTGGCCGGCCGCTACAGCGAATCTGCCGACAAGGCGAGCGACATCGGGTCCGTTTTAGCCATTGCCCCGCTGGTGGTCGGCGGCATCGCCTGGCACGACGGAAGCTCCACCGGGGGTGAATTCGCCACCTTCACCTTGATGTTTTTCCAGGCCATTGGCATCGGAAACGGAATCAACGTGGCCATGCGCTCGCTCGAAATCTGGCCCCGCCCCTACATGTATGCAGAATCGGGCGAAGGGCGTGAAAAGGCCGAAAGCGCCAAATCGGAGGCCTACGGGTCGTTCTTTTCGGGGCACACCACCGCCGCTTTTACAGTCGCCACCTTTACCGACCAATGGTTCAGGACGGCCTACCCGAACTCCCCCTACAAAGGAATCATGAGGGCATCGGCCTACTCGCTTGCCACCATCGAAAGCGTACTCCGCATCGCCGCGGGTAAACATTACTTTACAGACGTGCTGGTCGGAGCGCTTGTTGGAACCGGTGTCAGCATCGGAATCCTGGAGATGCACAAAAAACGGGACGAAAAGTACTCATTTTGGGTAGGGCCGAATGTTGCCGGCGTCACACTCCGATTTTGA
- a CDS encoding metalloregulator ArsR/SmtB family transcription factor — MADSLNTREPIVPSMDLFGAISDEMRLKILLLLDQAEFTVNEIKDILDIHQSNASRHLAKLSACNLLKDRRDGIKAYYRLSEELYLSTRMLSMIRDAYEELPDKDILKCRAAQVLEDRTDKTKGQIHKLDQAGGSLKAQISLFGRLMYPFENAVDVGCGEGGDLTLILCNSCKRVTALDYDPKIISGLQKILKQKNIQNVTPKVADMVSTGLPDNFADLVLMSQVLHHAKDPRLALKEAVRILKRGGTLALLDLAQHKEESFRTTHGHIWLGFDRSQLEFFVKEFNCDVVSSEIIPSENEVDKKLPVICMILKKK; from the coding sequence GTGGCAGATTCTTTAAATACTCGCGAACCGATTGTACCCAGCATGGACCTTTTCGGAGCCATTTCCGACGAAATGCGCCTCAAAATCCTGTTGCTTCTGGACCAGGCGGAATTCACCGTCAACGAAATCAAGGATATCCTGGATATCCACCAGAGTAACGCGAGCCGCCACCTGGCAAAGCTTTCTGCTTGCAACTTGCTCAAGGACCGCCGCGACGGCATCAAGGCCTATTACCGCCTGAGCGAAGAACTGTACCTGAGCACCCGCATGCTTTCGATGATCCGCGATGCCTACGAAGAACTCCCGGACAAGGATATTCTCAAATGCCGTGCCGCCCAGGTGCTCGAAGACCGCACCGACAAGACCAAGGGCCAGATCCACAAGCTCGACCAGGCGGGCGGTAGCCTCAAGGCGCAAATCAGCCTGTTCGGTCGCCTCATGTACCCGTTCGAAAACGCGGTCGATGTGGGCTGTGGCGAAGGCGGCGATCTCACGCTCATACTCTGCAACAGCTGCAAGCGCGTAACTGCCCTCGACTACGACCCGAAAATCATCAGCGGGCTCCAGAAGATTTTAAAGCAGAAGAACATCCAAAACGTGACGCCCAAGGTGGCCGACATGGTCAGCACGGGTCTGCCCGACAACTTTGCCGACCTCGTGCTCATGAGTCAGGTACTTCACCACGCCAAGGACCCGCGCCTTGCCCTCAAGGAGGCGGTCCGTATCCTCAAGCGCGGCGGAACTCTTGCCCTGCTTGACTTGGCTCAGCACAAGGAAGAATCCTTCCGCACCACGCACGGTCACATTTGGCTTGGCTTTGACCGCAGTCAGCTAGAATTCTTTGTGAAGGAATTCAACTGCGATGTCGTCTCCAGCGAAATCATCCCGAGCGAAAACGAAGTCGACAAGAAGCTGCCCGTCATTTGCATGATTCTGAAAAAGAAGTAG